In the Osmerus eperlanus chromosome 27, fOsmEpe2.1, whole genome shotgun sequence genome, one interval contains:
- the waif2 gene encoding wnt-activated inhibitory factor 2, producing the protein MRNKMSTCTFYAKYYFGKPVRMFCCRNISRFVFTVWEHFYLVTVVCFLMFPPVKSDENCPASCVCAIDSGTVTCHDGDETAIPGDIPEWTTTLILRGNNISTLPGSAFSSNGTELDLMTLSLSYNGIQAIEAYAFSGLSRLHLLDLSHNRLAYLSDLAFYGLLELRSLYLNNSLTSSGAAQLSNALGVESLRSLHRLEVAGNRLKTIPIANLDAFNLHALVLSNNSFENIGRENVSSLYQYTRVRIYLSLNPFRCNCGLEAFYYWLKNSSQCQDAAHLLCLEPETKRGLPLERLRAEDVDCLNENLEAVSYVFLGIVLALIGLVFLMVLYLNRAGIKRWLNNIRDACRDQMEVYHYRYEQDSDPRLANVSV; encoded by the coding sequence ATGCGAAACAAAATGTCGACTTGCACTTTTTATGCAAAATACTATTTTGGAAAACCGGTCCGGATGTTTTGCTGTAGAAATATCTCACGATTTGTCTTTACCGTTTGGGAACATTTTTATTTGGTAacggttgtgtgttttttaatgTTTCCGCCTGTCAAATCGGATGAAAACTGCCCAGCATCCTGCGTCTGTGCCATTGACTCTGGGACCGTAACCTGCCATGATGGAGACGAAACGGCGATCCCAGGCGACATTCCTGAATGGACAACCACTCTTATCCTCAGAGGGAACAACATCTCAACTTTACCGGGGAGCGCGTTCTCATCGAACGGGACAGAGCTGGACTTGATGACGCTGTCGCTGTCCTACAATGGCATCCAGGCCATAGAGGCTTACGCTTTCTCGGGGCTCTCCCGGTTGCATCTGCTCGATCTAAGTCACAACAGGTTGGCGTATTTGTCTGATCTGGCTTTTTACGGTTTGCTAGAGCTGCGCTCCTTGTACTTAAACAACTCCCTGACGTCTTCAGGCGCGGCGCAGCTCTCAAACGCACTCGGTGTGGAAAGTTTACGCAGCCTTCACAGACTCGAGGTAGCGGGGAACCGCTTGAAGACAATACCGATTGCAAATTTGGACGCGTTTAACCTCCATGCTTTAGTGCTGAGCAATAACTCATTTGAGAACATTGGGAGAGAGAATGTCTCAAGTTTGTACCAGTACACGCGGGTGCGTATATATCTGTCCTTGAATCCATTTAGGTGCAACTGCGGACTGGAGGCGTTCTACTACTGGTTGAAGAATTCTTCTCAGTGCCAGGACGCAGCACATCTTCTTTGCTTAGAACCTGAGACCAAGCGGGGGTTACCATTGGAGAGACTCCGCGCCGAGGACGTTGACTGTCTAAATGAGAACCTTGAAGCGGTATCATACGTGTTCCTCGGTATAGTGTTAGCGCTGATCGGGCTGGTATTTCTAATGGTGCTGTACCTGAACCGGGCGGGTATCAAACGGTGGCTCAATAACATCCGGGATGCTTGTAGGGACCAGATGGAGGTCTATCATTACCGGTACGAACAGGACTCCGATCCCCGGCTGGCCAACGTGTCCGTTTAG